ACTGGACAAGTTCGTGCAGGAGATTGAGAAGGCGCAGAAGCAGATGCAGCAGCCAAAAACCTATCGCGGCAAGCAGTCCATCAAGCATCTGATGAGCCAGAACGCCGCCATCTCCAACATCGAAGTGACGGACGGCAACATCAAGTCCTTTGAGCGAACAGCCAGTAAATACGGTCTGGACTTTGCGCTCAAGAAGGACGTTTCCGTTGAGCCGCCCAGCTATCTTGTCTTCTTCAAGGGACGAGATGTTGATGTTATGACCGCCGCGTTCAAGGAGTTCTCCGCCAAAACCGTCAAGCAGAAGGAACAGCCGTCCATCCGGCACAAGCTGGATCA
Above is a genomic segment from Faecalibacterium taiwanense containing:
- a CDS encoding PcfB family protein gives rise to the protein MQDEVNTKVVAIMIKGGKISAEVLKKALDKFVQEIEKAQKQMQQPKTYRGKQSIKHLMSQNAAISNIEVTDGNIKSFERTASKYGLDFALKKDVSVEPPSYLVFFKGRDVDVMTAAFKEFSAKTVKQKEQPSIRHKLDQEKAQSKAQHKEKVKVKTKDRGVEL